One window of the Ureibacillus sp. FSL W7-1570 genome contains the following:
- a CDS encoding Ku protein, producing the protein MHTMWKGSISFGLVNIPVKLHAATEDKDVKLRQLHKECHTPINYKKVCPVCDREVKNEEIVKAFEYAKNKFVVLDEEDLEALRKENEEKAVEILEFVKLEEIDPIYFQRSYFLSPDTGGMKAYALLRQALKESGKIGVAKITIRSKEQLAVVRVYEDTLLMETIYFPDEVRKSSDVPNIPGAEKVVEKELETALMLIDQLTVKFEPEKYHDEYRTALLELIEKKKAGETVTAAEKNPAIPPDMTDLMSALEASLNKVKKKPAAKKKKAKEKKEA; encoded by the coding sequence ATGCACACGATGTGGAAAGGCAGCATCAGTTTCGGTTTAGTGAACATACCAGTAAAGCTGCATGCGGCCACAGAAGATAAAGATGTGAAATTGAGGCAACTCCATAAAGAATGCCATACGCCGATCAATTATAAAAAGGTGTGTCCCGTTTGCGACCGGGAAGTAAAAAATGAGGAGATTGTCAAAGCTTTTGAATATGCAAAGAATAAATTCGTCGTGCTGGACGAGGAAGATTTGGAAGCATTAAGAAAAGAAAATGAAGAAAAAGCGGTTGAGATTCTGGAATTTGTGAAGCTGGAAGAGATTGACCCGATTTATTTTCAAAGAAGCTACTTTTTATCGCCGGATACAGGAGGAATGAAAGCCTACGCATTGCTCCGGCAAGCCTTGAAAGAATCAGGAAAAATAGGCGTGGCGAAAATTACGATCCGTTCAAAAGAGCAGTTGGCGGTTGTGAGAGTATATGAAGATACCTTGTTGATGGAAACCATTTATTTTCCGGATGAAGTGAGAAAGTCCAGTGATGTACCAAACATTCCCGGTGCGGAAAAAGTGGTGGAAAAAGAATTGGAAACGGCATTGATGTTGATCGATCAATTGACGGTGAAATTCGAACCGGAGAAATATCATGATGAATACCGCACAGCTCTTCTTGAATTGATCGAGAAGAAAAAAGCGGGAGAAACGGTGACTGCCGCAGAGAAAAATCCGGCCATCCCGCCGGATATGACAGATTTAATGAGCGCTCTCGAAGCATCATTGAACAAAGTGAAAAAGAAACCTGCAGCCAAAAAGAAAAAGGCAAAAGAGAAGAAGGAAGCGTAG